A single Saccharolobus shibatae B12 DNA region contains:
- a CDS encoding MaoC family dehydratase: MFFDDFQVGQKWESKGRTITDADVVIFTGMTGALNPLFLDEEYGKKTRFKGRIVPGLLTASIAVGLTYQLSSDPFGEGFVALTRLEMDAKRPVKIGDTLKAVIEVTDKKEREKDGRVYLTIRTLNQLGEEVMTLKMEILCNKRS; encoded by the coding sequence ATGTTCTTCGATGATTTTCAAGTCGGCCAAAAGTGGGAGAGCAAAGGAAGGACTATAACTGATGCAGATGTTGTAATTTTCACCGGAATGACTGGCGCGCTTAACCCATTATTTTTAGATGAGGAGTACGGTAAAAAGACTAGATTTAAGGGTAGAATAGTGCCGGGGTTATTAACCGCATCAATTGCAGTTGGTTTAACTTATCAATTATCATCAGATCCTTTTGGCGAGGGTTTCGTGGCTTTAACTAGACTAGAGATGGACGCTAAGAGACCAGTGAAAATAGGGGATACGTTAAAAGCTGTAATTGAGGTTACTGATAAGAAGGAAAGGGAGAAGGATGGTAGAGTGTATCTGACAATAAGGACGTTAAATCAGTTAGGAGAAGAAGTAATGACACTAAAGATGGAAATATTGTGCAATAAGAGAAGTTAA
- a CDS encoding acyl-CoA dehydrogenase family protein gives MNEEEYRLKLREWIRNNASESLKGRKILFETVEFDDYNDLRSWQRKLADAGYLGITWPKEYGGQGLDPIYEVIAYEEFIRAGLPYGRSLGSIGLMVVAPAILKHGNEEQKRKYLPRILRAEDIWCQGFSEPQAGSDLASATTRAEDKGDYFLVNGQKIWSSYAHIANYMILLARTGEDKYKGLTMFILNMKQEGIRVSPINQLTGKSDFNTVYFNNAKVPKENIIGNVGDGWKVAMTVLNHERFMLGVTMLFTSKIALESLRGVKEREELEDEVEGLEAFYRRILVKLRRGEDIDVEGSMLKLLASELLQRIYEIAVTNYDLETVMKEKWYLGMLASRGRTIAGGTSEILRNVVGERALKLPK, from the coding sequence GTGAATGAAGAGGAGTATAGGTTAAAGTTAAGGGAATGGATAAGAAATAACGCTTCTGAGTCGTTAAAGGGAAGAAAAATCCTATTTGAGACAGTAGAGTTTGATGATTATAATGACTTAAGGTCTTGGCAAAGGAAATTGGCTGATGCCGGATATTTGGGGATAACGTGGCCTAAGGAGTACGGGGGTCAAGGCTTAGATCCAATTTACGAAGTGATCGCTTATGAGGAGTTCATAAGGGCGGGATTACCATATGGTAGAAGTTTAGGTTCAATTGGTTTGATGGTAGTTGCTCCTGCCATTTTAAAGCATGGAAATGAAGAGCAGAAAAGAAAGTATCTGCCTAGAATATTAAGAGCTGAGGATATATGGTGTCAAGGTTTTTCTGAACCACAAGCTGGTTCTGATTTGGCTTCAGCAACTACTAGGGCTGAGGATAAGGGTGATTACTTTTTAGTAAATGGGCAGAAGATTTGGAGTAGTTACGCTCACATTGCCAACTATATGATTCTCTTAGCGAGAACTGGTGAGGATAAGTATAAGGGCTTAACAATGTTCATTCTTAACATGAAGCAAGAGGGAATCAGAGTATCCCCCATAAATCAGTTAACGGGAAAGAGCGATTTTAACACTGTGTATTTCAACAATGCTAAGGTTCCTAAGGAGAACATTATAGGTAACGTAGGTGATGGTTGGAAAGTTGCAATGACAGTTTTAAATCATGAGAGGTTCATGTTGGGAGTTACCATGTTATTTACGTCGAAGATTGCCCTAGAGAGTTTGAGGGGAGTGAAGGAGAGAGAGGAGTTGGAGGATGAGGTTGAAGGTCTGGAGGCGTTTTATAGGAGAATTTTGGTAAAGCTAAGGAGAGGAGAGGATATAGACGTAGAAGGTTCTATGTTGAAGCTCTTGGCATCAGAATTATTGCAGAGGATATACGAGATTGCGGTTACAAATTACGATTTGGAGACAGTGATGAAAGAGAAGTGGTATTTAGGTATGTTAGCTTCTAGAGGTAGAACAATAGCTGGTGGTACCTCAGAGATTCTCAGAAACGTTGTAGGTGAGAGAGCTCTTAAACTTCCGAAATAA
- a CDS encoding TldD/PmbA family protein, with protein sequence MNEEMVKYVQEVKGEEVGLLRVKMRRIIIKLVESKVATIQRMTNSYYFLALKKDSQGFLGRISDLNEKPKLAPVDFFPVMSKNEREYKMVRNNTSILSLFDDLSPLLSLIESEYPLYGIISIDDVERSLVTSKGFNGTENNQSISGYFRTKNRDHSGQWAFSSTNFSPSQVKDSIKKANELASITGKYEISEGKYDVILSPLVMGNLMESVARMASGYAIMSGMSMLKLGEKVGSDKFTLLDTPKEDRPNSWGFDDEGTFTYNKAIIEKGVFTTPLLNNELSTVFKSPSTGNAGWIYPSAWNLEVKEGDTSFESLLSGNLVFINNVWYTRFQNYAEGDFSTVARDATVVYKNGNPVGVVGRVRIADNLKKILKNIIELSRERYSVRWWDAPMQGVYPYALVKDVRLSVA encoded by the coding sequence ATGAATGAGGAAATGGTAAAATACGTTCAAGAAGTAAAGGGAGAAGAAGTAGGATTATTAAGAGTAAAGATGAGGAGGATAATCATTAAGCTAGTGGAGAGTAAGGTAGCTACAATACAGAGAATGACTAACAGTTACTATTTCCTAGCGTTAAAGAAGGACAGCCAAGGGTTCTTGGGTAGGATAAGCGATCTAAATGAAAAACCTAAACTAGCCCCAGTAGACTTCTTCCCTGTTATGAGTAAAAATGAGCGAGAATACAAAATGGTAAGGAATAACACTAGCATTTTATCACTATTTGACGATTTATCGCCTCTTCTATCCCTCATAGAGTCTGAATATCCACTTTACGGTATAATATCAATAGATGATGTGGAAAGATCATTGGTTACATCTAAGGGATTTAATGGAACGGAAAACAATCAAAGCATAAGCGGTTACTTTAGGACTAAGAATAGGGACCATAGCGGACAATGGGCTTTTTCTTCTACTAATTTCTCTCCATCTCAAGTTAAGGATAGTATAAAGAAGGCTAATGAGTTGGCATCAATTACTGGCAAATACGAGATTTCTGAAGGTAAATATGACGTGATTCTCTCTCCTTTAGTAATGGGTAATTTAATGGAGAGCGTTGCGAGGATGGCTTCAGGTTACGCTATAATGTCTGGGATGTCGATGTTGAAGCTTGGAGAAAAGGTGGGATCTGATAAGTTTACCTTATTAGACACTCCTAAGGAGGATAGACCTAACTCGTGGGGATTCGACGATGAAGGCACGTTCACATATAACAAGGCTATAATTGAGAAAGGTGTATTTACAACTCCTTTACTAAATAACGAGTTGTCAACTGTCTTTAAATCACCCAGTACCGGGAATGCGGGATGGATATACCCATCAGCGTGGAATTTAGAGGTTAAGGAGGGTGATACAAGCTTCGAGTCATTACTTTCCGGCAATTTAGTTTTCATAAACAATGTATGGTACACTAGATTCCAAAACTACGCTGAGGGTGATTTCTCAACAGTTGCTAGAGATGCCACTGTAGTTTATAAGAACGGAAATCCTGTTGGAGTAGTGGGCAGGGTGAGGATAGCTGATAATTTAAAGAAGATTTTAAAGAATATAATAGAGTTATCAAGAGAGAGGTACTCTGTAAGATGGTGGGACGCCCCTATGCAAGGAGTTTATCCATATGCTTTGGTCAAGGATGTTAGACTAAGTGTAGCGTGA
- a CDS encoding TldD/PmbA family protein, whose product MTDLQSLYDKFRYPYVEVRRHVMSTFGMSFLNGRLMGSFRFKDDGYSVRYYKEGVLYFASSNNPNDLINGNNKEYKIEGWEGGFDNTEPKEGSYEVKEGKPFDLMSIDEKISFFKNLYEAVKDFRSLKSVSFFYDESIEEREIIVNGSRIIGRVPRLYVGMNLVLNENNRTATAFYELGGSGGLEVLDRMNLNEVIVDKVRSVTEVLAKGKSLGEKTTDVVLSNMLTGIMAHESVGHPFEADRVLGREFAQAGLSYLAELKDNRIGSDVVTVIDDPTIPNSGGYYTIDDEGVEARPKYLIKDGKVNEYLQNRFSSSKFKVKSNGSARAANFDREPLIRMSNTFFKPGNMTFDELLEDVKEGVYIKSYMEWNIDDMRLGQRYVGLEAYEIKNGKIGDPVLFPVFQGKTTELLKAVDAVDNTLIFYPGTCGKGDPDQGIPVWLGGPNMRLRNVRIKVMGNE is encoded by the coding sequence ATGACTGATCTGCAGTCCCTTTACGATAAATTCAGATATCCTTACGTGGAAGTTAGGAGGCATGTCATGTCGACGTTTGGGATGTCTTTTCTTAATGGTAGATTAATGGGATCGTTTAGGTTTAAAGATGATGGTTATTCAGTTAGATATTACAAGGAAGGCGTACTATATTTCGCTTCATCAAATAATCCCAACGATTTAATCAACGGCAATAATAAGGAGTATAAGATAGAGGGATGGGAGGGAGGTTTTGATAACACTGAACCTAAGGAGGGTAGTTATGAGGTTAAAGAGGGTAAACCTTTTGACCTTATGTCAATTGACGAGAAGATAAGCTTCTTTAAGAACCTATATGAAGCTGTAAAGGACTTTCGTTCACTTAAGAGCGTTTCATTTTTCTATGACGAAAGTATTGAGGAGAGGGAGATCATAGTTAACGGCTCACGTATAATTGGAAGAGTCCCTAGGCTTTACGTAGGAATGAATTTAGTCCTCAACGAAAACAATAGGACAGCTACTGCATTCTACGAACTTGGAGGTAGTGGTGGGTTGGAAGTGCTAGATAGAATGAATTTGAATGAGGTTATAGTGGATAAAGTTAGGTCCGTTACTGAGGTCTTGGCTAAGGGTAAAAGCCTTGGTGAGAAGACTACTGATGTAGTTTTAAGCAATATGTTAACGGGGATAATGGCTCACGAATCTGTTGGGCATCCATTCGAAGCTGATAGAGTTTTGGGTAGGGAATTCGCTCAAGCCGGTTTGAGTTACCTAGCTGAATTGAAGGATAATAGGATAGGTAGTGATGTAGTTACTGTCATAGATGATCCTACAATACCGAATAGTGGTGGTTATTACACAATAGACGATGAGGGCGTTGAGGCTAGACCCAAATATCTAATTAAGGATGGTAAGGTTAACGAATATTTGCAAAACAGGTTTAGTAGTAGTAAATTCAAGGTTAAGAGTAATGGTTCAGCGAGGGCTGCGAACTTCGATAGGGAACCTTTAATTAGGATGTCTAATACTTTCTTTAAACCCGGTAACATGACCTTTGATGAGCTTTTAGAGGACGTCAAGGAGGGCGTTTACATAAAGAGTTACATGGAGTGGAATATTGATGATATGAGGTTAGGTCAGCGATATGTTGGGTTGGAAGCTTATGAGATTAAGAACGGTAAGATTGGTGATCCAGTTCTATTCCCAGTTTTTCAAGGGAAGACCACTGAATTGTTAAAGGCAGTTGATGCAGTTGATAATACTTTAATATTTTATCCGGGTACCTGTGGTAAGGGCGATCCGGATCAAGGTATACCCGTTTGGCTAGGTGGGCCTAATATGAGATTGAGAAATGTTAGGATTAAGGTGATGGGAAATGAATGA
- a CDS encoding SRPBCC family protein, with amino-acid sequence MFLSLNEIIAIMIEFVIEKSFNMPEDVVWRIARDVNSIPNYWRGVRELKIKEVDKNVYEGKIRFAFPSSGKVRIIVNDDERTLTFEYVDGPIRGYNKVKISKGKISSEWRVTMSGLLKLTESWNRGHFMEGTEHALERILNAALNLSP; translated from the coding sequence ATGTTTTTATCCTTGAACGAGATAATTGCCATAATGATAGAGTTCGTAATTGAGAAGAGTTTCAATATGCCAGAGGATGTAGTGTGGCGAATAGCCAGAGACGTAAACTCCATTCCTAACTACTGGAGGGGTGTTAGGGAATTGAAAATTAAGGAAGTGGATAAAAACGTTTATGAGGGAAAAATAAGGTTCGCGTTCCCATCTTCGGGTAAAGTTAGAATAATTGTAAATGACGACGAAAGGACGTTAACCTTTGAGTATGTAGATGGACCAATAAGGGGATATAATAAGGTGAAAATTTCCAAAGGGAAAATCTCTTCTGAATGGAGGGTTACTATGAGTGGTCTTTTAAAACTAACAGAGAGTTGGAATAGAGGTCACTTCATGGAAGGTACTGAGCACGCACTGGAAAGGATATTAAATGCGGCCCTTAATCTGTCTCCTTAA
- a CDS encoding arginine deiminase family protein: MIAEWGKLRAVGMHKPGLEVMFGLLDPSSFLYERRFNWSKAKREHDNLRRTLKEEGVKIHRLRQTIANRIRRDSKFREKVIGKVGVNSDDPEFLVELLILRPILGYEKREKGVHLEVKLTDPLSNLYFMRDQQITTEKGIIMGRMATHQREKEIEVMKLFWEALNMEYREIGRGKLEGGDFFPMGDFSLIGVGVRSNLEGVSELFNVLNGEIGVVYWNREEFIHLDTFFNVGSSSSVVSVRSFMEESRVVIYYDGKVIRETTLYDYVIKEKGFSLIEVSVGEAKNYVTNFLTIDDGKVLSPKNSANRKLEKEYDVIEVEVSNLTGGAGGIHCMTAVIERN, encoded by the coding sequence ATGATTGCTGAGTGGGGGAAGCTTAGAGCTGTAGGAATGCATAAGCCTGGTTTAGAGGTAATGTTTGGTCTTCTGGATCCCTCGTCTTTCCTTTATGAGAGGCGATTCAATTGGAGTAAGGCAAAGAGAGAACACGACAACCTTAGAAGAACGTTAAAAGAAGAAGGAGTTAAAATACATAGGCTTAGGCAAACAATTGCGAACAGGATTAGAAGAGATAGTAAATTTAGGGAGAAGGTGATAGGAAAAGTTGGAGTTAATAGTGATGATCCCGAGTTCCTTGTGGAATTGTTGATCTTAAGACCCATTCTTGGTTACGAGAAGAGGGAGAAAGGTGTACACTTAGAGGTTAAACTTACTGACCCTCTATCTAATCTTTACTTCATGAGGGATCAGCAGATCACTACAGAGAAGGGAATAATAATGGGAAGGATGGCTACGCATCAGAGAGAGAAGGAAATCGAGGTTATGAAGTTGTTTTGGGAAGCGTTAAATATGGAATATAGGGAGATAGGTAGAGGTAAACTCGAGGGTGGGGACTTCTTTCCAATGGGTGATTTCAGCCTAATAGGTGTTGGGGTTAGAAGTAATTTAGAGGGTGTAAGTGAGCTATTTAATGTTTTGAATGGAGAGATAGGGGTAGTGTATTGGAATAGGGAAGAGTTCATCCATTTGGATACTTTCTTCAACGTTGGATCTTCTAGTTCAGTAGTTAGTGTTAGGAGTTTCATGGAAGAGAGTAGGGTTGTAATTTATTACGATGGAAAAGTTATAAGGGAAACCACGCTATACGACTACGTGATTAAGGAGAAGGGATTTAGTTTAATTGAAGTGAGTGTGGGTGAGGCCAAAAATTACGTAACTAATTTTTTGACCATAGATGACGGTAAGGTTTTATCGCCTAAAAATTCCGCAAATAGGAAGCTTGAAAAAGAGTATGATGTAATAGAGGTTGAGGTTTCGAATTTGACTGGTGGTGCTGGTGGGATTCATTGTATGACAGCTGTAATAGAGAGGAATTAG
- a CDS encoding MFS transporter, with the protein MRTLVGSILLTISQWYAFFLFSQLSFIEFNVIIGSIIFVLGFIARMLGSIIFGYIGDRVNRRVALILTGITLAVSSLIVLIPNVYPLIISRLLQGLSLGGEWGGASTIVIEAYSEHKFRGFITSLLQLSVPIGVILSSLTILVIYNYSVYWPYSFLSITFLSLLSLLLVKDVTAQKVTRSETQPLLEAMRHDWKNILKSIGIKVSESANFYIFTSYIFINSSSISFLSLIVLISISFQLFLIPFFGYLSDLFGRRKIVIIGSILMILAGIVLSRRNLLPGEILMSVSDSALYAPQSSIFTEIFDKRYRFTASNFSYQVASILGGSLAPVILRANQSSFLPVTLLYILVTFISVVLITETKGKKI; encoded by the coding sequence ATGAGGACTTTAGTAGGAAGTATACTCTTAACAATTTCCCAATGGTACGCCTTCTTTTTATTTTCCCAGCTCTCTTTCATAGAATTTAACGTTATAATTGGCTCAATAATTTTCGTTCTGGGTTTTATAGCAAGAATGCTAGGGAGCATAATATTTGGGTATATTGGGGATAGGGTAAATAGGAGAGTTGCCTTAATCTTAACTGGCATTACGTTAGCAGTTTCATCCCTAATAGTGTTGATACCTAATGTCTATCCTTTAATTATTTCAAGACTTTTGCAAGGTCTTAGTTTAGGCGGAGAATGGGGTGGAGCTAGTACTATCGTCATAGAAGCGTATTCTGAGCACAAATTTAGAGGGTTTATTACAAGTTTATTGCAATTATCAGTCCCAATTGGCGTTATATTATCTTCACTCACTATCCTAGTAATCTATAATTACTCTGTTTACTGGCCTTACTCATTTCTCTCAATAACCTTCCTATCACTTCTCTCATTATTGTTAGTCAAGGATGTAACTGCGCAAAAGGTGACTAGAAGTGAAACACAACCACTATTAGAAGCAATGAGACACGACTGGAAGAATATTTTAAAATCAATAGGGATTAAAGTGAGTGAAAGTGCAAACTTCTATATCTTTACCTCCTATATTTTCATAAACTCATCCTCAATTTCCTTCCTCTCGTTAATAGTACTAATCTCTATTTCCTTTCAGCTCTTCCTAATCCCGTTCTTTGGCTACTTAAGTGACCTATTTGGAAGGAGGAAGATCGTAATTATCGGGTCAATACTAATGATCCTAGCCGGTATTGTGCTATCAAGAAGAAATTTACTCCCAGGGGAAATACTGATGTCGGTTTCGGATTCAGCATTATATGCTCCACAATCTTCAATATTTACTGAAATATTTGATAAAAGATATAGATTTACTGCATCAAATTTTTCCTATCAAGTAGCGAGTATACTGGGAGGTTCACTGGCTCCAGTGATACTAAGAGCTAATCAATCCTCTTTCTTACCAGTCACATTATTATACATATTGGTAACGTTCATAAGCGTAGTGTTAATTACCGAAACCAAAGGGAAGAAGATCTAA
- a CDS encoding TrpB-like pyridoxal phosphate-dependent enzyme yields MAMKIRIDLPQDEIPTQWYNILPDLPEELPPPQDPTGKSLELLKEVLPSKVLELEFAKERYVKIPDEILEIYLQVGRPTPIIRAKRLEEYLGNNIKIYLKMESYTYTGSHKINSALAHVYYAKLDNVKFVTTETGAGQWGSSVALASALFRMKAHVFMVRTSYYAKPYRKYMMQMYGAEVHPSPSDLTEFGRQLLAKDPNHPGSLGIAISDAVEYAHKNGGKYVVGSVVNSDIMFKTIAGMEAKKQMEMIGEDPDYIIGVVGGGSNYAALAYPFLGDELRSGKVRRKYIASGSSEVPKMTKGVYKYDYPDTAKLLPMLKMYTIGSDFVPPPVYAGGLRYHGVAPTLSLLMSKGIVQARDYSQEESFKWAKLFSELEGYIPAPETSHALPILAEIAEEAKKSGERKTVLVSFSGHGLLDLGNYASVLFKE; encoded by the coding sequence ATGGCTATGAAAATACGAATAGATTTGCCTCAAGATGAAATACCCACACAATGGTATAATATCCTACCAGACTTACCGGAGGAACTACCCCCACCACAAGATCCCACTGGCAAATCCTTAGAACTATTGAAGGAAGTTTTACCGAGCAAGGTGCTGGAGTTAGAGTTCGCTAAGGAAAGATACGTAAAAATTCCAGATGAGATTCTGGAGATATATTTACAAGTTGGAAGACCAACTCCAATAATTAGGGCAAAAAGGTTAGAGGAGTACTTAGGAAATAATATCAAAATCTATCTGAAGATGGAGAGCTACACTTACACTGGTTCTCACAAAATCAACAGTGCCTTAGCACATGTATATTACGCTAAATTGGATAACGTGAAATTCGTTACGACAGAAACTGGAGCTGGTCAGTGGGGATCATCAGTTGCGCTAGCCTCAGCCCTATTTAGGATGAAAGCACACGTCTTTATGGTTAGGACTAGCTATTATGCAAAGCCTTACAGAAAATATATGATGCAGATGTATGGAGCGGAAGTTCATCCTTCTCCTTCAGATTTAACAGAATTTGGCAGGCAATTATTAGCTAAGGACCCTAATCACCCTGGATCTTTAGGCATCGCAATAAGTGATGCAGTAGAATATGCTCATAAAAACGGTGGAAAATACGTTGTGGGAAGTGTGGTAAATTCAGATATAATGTTTAAAACAATTGCCGGAATGGAGGCTAAGAAGCAAATGGAGATGATTGGTGAAGATCCAGATTACATTATAGGAGTAGTAGGAGGGGGATCAAATTACGCAGCATTAGCTTATCCATTCTTAGGAGATGAGCTGAGAAGTGGAAAGGTTAGGAGGAAGTATATTGCATCTGGATCCTCAGAAGTTCCAAAAATGACTAAGGGTGTTTATAAATACGATTATCCAGATACTGCGAAATTGTTGCCAATGTTAAAAATGTACACAATAGGGTCAGACTTTGTACCACCTCCAGTTTATGCAGGTGGGCTAAGATATCATGGAGTAGCCCCAACTCTCAGTCTATTAATGAGCAAGGGAATTGTACAAGCAAGAGATTACTCTCAAGAGGAGTCGTTCAAATGGGCTAAATTATTCTCAGAACTGGAGGGATATATACCAGCTCCAGAGACTTCTCACGCATTGCCAATATTGGCTGAAATAGCTGAAGAGGCTAAGAAGAGCGGAGAAAGGAAGACAGTACTGGTGAGCTTCTCTGGACATGGACTACTAGATTTGGGCAACTACGCCTCAGTGTTATTTAAGGAGTAG
- a CDS encoding ABC transporter ATP-binding protein, translated as MYVIEVNNVWKAYGKIIANEDITMRVKEGEIVALLGPNGAGKTTLVKQIYGELTPTKGEIRVLGKKPTDRHVKKFLGVIPQECEPYGDLTVWDNIYYMGRLKGASKDEIKKRGEELLERLDLRSKRNTLARDLSGGLKRRTLIAMALINNPRLLILDEPTTGLDPEARREVWEILLNMRKEGQSMLLTTHYLDEAERLADKIYFLSRKIIVEGTPTQIKEKFADWYEVTDYTNGKVYKVKGEEELKKIIMSINGKFEVRMPSLEEIYLQVMKDVE; from the coding sequence ATGTATGTCATTGAGGTAAATAACGTATGGAAGGCTTATGGTAAGATTATTGCCAATGAGGACATTACGATGAGAGTTAAGGAGGGAGAAATAGTAGCGTTATTGGGACCCAATGGCGCTGGTAAGACGACCCTCGTTAAGCAAATTTACGGTGAGTTAACCCCAACTAAGGGTGAAATAAGGGTTCTAGGTAAGAAACCAACTGATAGACACGTTAAGAAATTCTTAGGAGTAATCCCGCAAGAATGTGAACCCTATGGTGATCTAACAGTATGGGATAATATATATTACATGGGGAGATTAAAGGGAGCTTCTAAGGATGAAATTAAGAAGAGAGGAGAGGAATTATTAGAAAGATTGGATTTGAGAAGTAAAAGGAACACTCTGGCTAGGGATCTATCTGGAGGTTTAAAGAGGAGAACTCTAATCGCAATGGCTTTGATAAATAATCCTAGACTCCTAATACTTGATGAACCCACGACTGGTTTAGATCCTGAAGCCAGGAGGGAGGTGTGGGAAATATTGCTTAACATGAGAAAGGAGGGTCAGAGTATGTTACTTACTACTCACTATTTGGATGAGGCAGAGAGACTAGCCGATAAGATATATTTTCTAAGCAGGAAGATTATAGTTGAGGGAACACCTACACAAATAAAGGAGAAATTCGCTGATTGGTACGAGGTAACTGATTACACTAACGGTAAGGTGTATAAGGTGAAGGGTGAGGAGGAGCTCAAGAAAATCATAATGTCGATTAACGGCAAATTTGAAGTTAGAATGCCTAGTTTAGAGGAAATATATCTTCAAGTGATGAAGGATGTTGAGTGA
- a CDS encoding ABC transporter permease has translation MLSEFLNLIVMQLKMIKAYLPVFLFFSILFPIGFMLVFGYISIRSLTPFIVAGTITFYVSIGVLTSVAQSLAFERNAGRFSLMIATGIPREFYAISIALSNGIATLIMIPIILVLGSYLLHVQIKSIPFLLIALVSSLFMASMLGMTLGLGIRNIYAVNQYSTIISFVLSFFAPVYFPVTFIPLPFRYLTYIEPTTYVSQALYYAFLGNPISLLWSLGIIIFGFIFVILSRYVIRRQ, from the coding sequence ATGTTGAGTGAATTTCTTAACTTAATTGTGATGCAACTAAAGATGATAAAGGCGTACTTACCGGTATTTCTCTTCTTCTCAATACTTTTCCCAATAGGATTTATGCTAGTATTTGGATATATCTCAATTAGATCATTGACGCCGTTCATAGTAGCTGGGACAATAACGTTTTACGTTTCAATTGGTGTTTTAACTTCTGTTGCTCAATCTCTTGCATTTGAGAGAAATGCTGGCAGATTTTCCTTAATGATAGCAACTGGTATACCGAGGGAGTTCTATGCAATAAGTATAGCTCTTAGTAATGGTATTGCGACACTAATTATGATACCAATAATCCTAGTCCTAGGTAGTTATTTACTTCATGTACAAATAAAATCAATTCCATTTCTACTTATAGCATTGGTATCGTCTCTATTCATGGCTTCAATGTTAGGTATGACATTAGGCTTAGGAATTAGGAACATATACGCCGTAAATCAATACTCAACAATTATAAGCTTCGTACTTTCCTTCTTCGCCCCAGTTTACTTCCCAGTAACCTTTATACCATTACCATTTCGCTATTTGACTTATATTGAACCTACTACTTACGTCTCTCAAGCCTTATATTACGCTTTCCTAGGTAATCCTATTTCCTTACTATGGAGTTTAGGGATAATAATTTTCGGTTTCATTTTCGTCATTTTAAGTAGATATGTTATAAGAAGACAATAG
- a CDS encoding OFA family MFS transporter, which translates to MNRNKYIIIGFIIMCFNSLYQYSWNALEPLLREGFNVSVVEIALGFTLFSIFSSVFQPIGGHFADKQGPKRIGVISAILSAIGFMGTYLSPNIYVFFVSWSIGSIGEGILYGIAANLAMKWFRERMGFATGIVSMGFGIGSAIANPFISMVGNYRIVTLAIGLVEIVLLPILLYISDYPPKLSGQTPRQAVLSVKFWLIYISFATSIVPLTVLSSELPVLGKGLPQQELVTLISILPLLSGGLRPIFGYIADRLGILRTTFLLTIILTLGSISLLFGEIALSTILVGFAGGSLITLYFNVSTEIFGFKFSTVNSGILYTGKALGGVLGSVIFALLYTISLRTSEIYTLTCSLIGVLTLLPLLFTKQSRKVQ; encoded by the coding sequence ATGAATAGGAACAAGTACATAATTATTGGCTTCATAATAATGTGCTTTAATTCACTTTACCAATATTCTTGGAACGCTTTAGAGCCTCTCTTAAGAGAGGGATTTAATGTTAGTGTAGTTGAGATAGCCTTAGGCTTTACGTTGTTCAGCATATTCTCCTCTGTTTTTCAACCAATTGGAGGTCACTTTGCTGATAAACAAGGCCCAAAAAGGATAGGGGTGATCTCAGCAATTTTGTCAGCAATTGGTTTTATGGGTACTTATCTTTCCCCTAATATTTACGTCTTTTTTGTAAGCTGGTCAATAGGTAGTATAGGAGAGGGCATACTTTACGGAATAGCTGCAAACCTAGCAATGAAGTGGTTTAGGGAAAGAATGGGATTTGCAACTGGGATTGTGTCAATGGGATTTGGAATAGGATCGGCCATAGCTAATCCCTTTATATCCATGGTTGGTAATTACAGAATAGTAACACTCGCAATAGGATTAGTTGAGATAGTACTATTACCAATTCTCTTGTACATCTCAGATTATCCTCCTAAACTATCTGGTCAGACTCCAAGGCAAGCCGTTTTAAGTGTCAAATTCTGGCTAATCTACATTTCTTTCGCAACTTCCATAGTTCCGCTAACAGTACTTTCTTCAGAATTACCAGTACTAGGAAAAGGTTTACCTCAACAAGAATTAGTAACTTTGATCTCAATCTTACCCTTATTAAGTGGAGGATTAAGGCCAATTTTCGGTTACATTGCTGATAGATTAGGCATATTGAGAACAACGTTCCTTCTTACCATTATATTAACGCTAGGTAGCATATCTTTACTTTTCGGCGAAATAGCACTTTCAACGATTTTAGTAGGCTTTGCGGGAGGCTCACTAATTACACTCTATTTTAACGTTTCCACGGAGATATTCGGCTTTAAGTTTTCCACAGTGAATAGTGGAATATTATATACTGGTAAGGCATTAGGAGGTGTGTTAGGTAGTGTTATATTTGCATTGCTTTACACGATAAGCCTTAGAACATCTGAAATATACACTTTGACTTGTAGCCTAATAGGAGTTCTTACCCTATTACCACTTTTATTTACTAAGCAGAGCAGAAAGGTTCAATGA